A window of the Scylla paramamosain isolate STU-SP2022 chromosome 34, ASM3559412v1, whole genome shotgun sequence genome harbors these coding sequences:
- the LOC135090296 gene encoding M-phase-specific PLK1-interacting protein-like, with protein MSRIPNPFLGGGEMQPKPPQTPSGPGFLMITRPPPACNTWRGAHRGRSFPPSASPRHALSPPHPSDSFIPFSSTGSNNNQDSSRRGRGGRFSQGSPRMYSPYHPSPRGGGGERHMGSPGHNQGASFTPNRQNRDSYGNQRQHRFSFNGNSRGGRDNRGPISDIPVEKFVSPSMVKDPWAEFDVPMTVTTVPTPDPLRRTSTLPLLDDSEIIIDSDTSVVVENSYEGGGVSGTEGDSSPVPDTGSDSPYVATSSTSDKDMASDSTGED; from the coding sequence ATGAGCCGCATCCCCAATCCCTTCCTCGGCGGTGGTGAGATGCAGCCCAAGCCTCCCCAGACTCCCTCAGGCCCGGGATTCCTGATGATCACACGTCCACCCCCAGCCTGCAACACCTGGCGTGGCGCTCACCGAGGTCGCTCCTTCCCGCCCTCAGcctcgccccgccacgccctctCCCCGCCCCACCCGTCTGACAGCTTCATTCCGTTCTCATCAACAGGTAGCAATAATAACCAGGACAGCAGTAGGCGAGGGCGTGGCGGCAGGTTTAGTCAGGGTAGCCCCAGGATGTATTCCCCCTACCATCCCTCCCCCCGGGGCGGCGGCGGGGAGAGGCACATGGGGAGCCCCGGACATAACCAGGGTGCGTCCTTTACTCCCAATAGACAGAATCGCGACTCGTACGGTAACCAGAGACAACATAGGTTTTCATTTAATGGTAATTCACGAGGGGGTAGGGATAACCGCGGGCCGATCAGTGATATCCCTGTGGAAAAGTTTGTGTCTCCCAGCATGGTGAAGGATCCATGGGCTGAGTTTGACGTGCCGATGACAGTGACTACAGTTCCTACCCCCGATCCCCTCAGGAGAACTTCAACTCTTCCATTGTTAGATGATTCTGAGATTATCATTGACTCAGACAccagtgtggtggtggagaattCTTATGAGGGTGGTGGCGTGAGCGGCACCGAGGGAGACAGCTCCCCGGTGCCGGACACGGGAAGTGACTCACCGTACGttgccacctcctccacctcggaCAAGGACATGGCGAGTGACTCGACTGGTGAAGACTAG